The nucleotide sequence TATTTATGTTGtgctgtttaatttttatttttattttttgtttggtaTGCATATTCCCTGGGTCCATAAATGCAAGTGATTCACCTGTATGTGGAATGTGTCCATACAATGgtacaaatacaattaatactacagaataataatataatacaatgatatagatattaataagtatcactttttctcatttacaagctgtcatttaACTAATATAGCAATTCACACTATAACActataactataacattaacactataaTACTAACAAaatattgtatcatccatctaataactaagagactaaatacaGCTATTATTAAGGGAGTgcattacttctggaaaagaattcatcaaaggagtacagtggatggtcaagcaggtatttttttaatatacctttgaacagcatttcattttctcttgtaaatttaatattattaggcaatgcattaaaagtctttatagcagcatactttactcccttctgtacaagtgataaattttttagttcaacaagatcatctttacctctagtattgtagatatggtatgaacaatttgtttcatactgagcagtctttattaactacattcatcagagagtatatgtactgacatgttttGGTTAGAATACCTAACTGAGtgaaaagttttctacatgaggttcgtggaggaaccccacacgattctgactgctctcttctgagcagttaagatttttttttaggctggtgaattaccccagaatagtattccataactcattaatgagtgaaagtacccatagtaagctgattttaaaatgttgatgtccccaaaatgagtaatgattcttagagcaaaagttgctaatgaaagcctttttagagtaagggacacatgctgttcccagttgagcctactgtcaatgtgaacccccaggaatttagtggagtgcacctgttctagttcctggttgtcatgagcaattactatattttctagagttttattttttgtgtggaactgtataaaattagtttttttaatattaactgaaagagaattaattgaaaaccaagctgtaacttctctgagtatatcattCACATCATTCTCCAgatcagcagtagacttaccatCTACTACAATGCTTGTATCGccagcaaacattgtgaattcacaatttttactaatggacaggggtgaatcattaacatatattaaaaacagcaagggtccaaggacagatccctggggaagtccatgctgaattttgccccattcagaatccactagATTAGAAGATCTAATATCTACAAGTATAACTTCTTTTTACATGCAGCAACTGTCAATAACTTTCATTTTACATTTCAGGTATTTGAGAAGTTGATGGCGTTCCAGAAGAAGAAAAAGCCAAAAAATCCCTTTACACAAATTCCAAGGTTAGTTTGAAGACATGATTTCCACTGAACAGAAGTGAACATTGCTAGGAAAAACAAGTGATGGATTGTGTTCTGTAGGTCGCATCAGGAAGGAGAACTTTCAGCAGTATAGATTGAGCCAAAATATAAATCAATAACAAAAAGAATTTCTCTGTGCTGTATTAAAAGTTATCCGTGACTAAACTGCTATATACTATTTGTACTTATGCAAATAAAAATGGATACAACAAAATTTGCAGGAAGGCAGCAAAGGCCAGTGTTTACCTACTACTACATGCTTTATATTTATGTTGATGAACAGTATGAAATCCAACAATTTTCATTACAAAgtaatcagaaaaagatgaaaatttcttttttagttaatatttccatttcctggactttgtttcataaaaacacTTACATCAAACATAAATTGATTACTTTGACAGAGTCCAACTGTGTCTGTTAAAGCAGCACAGCAAATGAGTTACTAAAATGCTGCATCTGACGCACACTATCTAATGATATACTTTTACATTTCTCCATCCATAACTCAAAACAACCACAAATAGACTACATAGTACATAATTAGTGTCTGCTACCCACTCTTTTATTTATAGAGAATACACTTTTATTTTTTCAATGCAGTGGGTTACACCTTCCACATAATTATGTCATCCACCATGCCTAAACTAACAATAATTTCATCTTTAGtacttcatcttcttttctttacttttttcttgcCTATCGTATGTAATGATCTGTTGTTGTGATAATGCCACCTTTCCCACTACTTTTAAATTAGCAGGTGCTATACAAAACAACCCAATATCTGGTGGTATCTAAGAGCTCATAAGAATAGGGCACAGTTACTTACAGTGATATGTATGAGCCCAGAAAATACTGCTTTAATATTAGTTGAAGTTCAGAAATACAGGCCTGTTGTCTGGGGTACTGTTGTCACGAGAAACACTGTGGCAAAGTTAGTCCTGTGGTAGTTGAATGGAAAGGAGGTACAACATTGATAAAAAACATGTTGAAAATGACCCAATTCTCTTTTGCAAATCATCATGGTAATTAAATTTGTATTTGTTGGCACAGCCCTATAGTCAGATAGCAAATTCAAATAAAGAGGGACATCATGGTCTGGTTCTTCAACAACGATGGGATTATTAATTTAATATCTCTCCTGGAAACTATTAGTTCAGTGTTTTTGCAGGAGTATCTATGGTGGCTGAGGTCATGAAGACAAACAATctgaaaaaaagttatacaaataattgCCTCTTTTGTTAGAAGGCCACACTATCCTTTCTGTAGCTGTGGGTTACTAAAAgaaagttgtcatgcaggataATACTCAAATTCATGTGTGCATATCTTTCTTGTTCTTCATAAAGAAAAACTAAATTCATTTGCCAAGTTCTTTTGATGTTTCCCCTCTTTCTCTGTTATCTTTTATACATATCTGAACTGTGATCATTTAGTTCTTCTGGTGCTATGTTTACCAGCATTGTACTACTTTTCTTCATATCTAAATTTCTTAGCTCCTGACTGGGGAACCTTTAGTTCCAAAACCTGACATCTCAGATCATTTGCCAACACAAGTATGATTGTATCTTAAAAAGCATAGTTTACAGATATATGATGAACTGCAGTGGAAGTCATGTCATCTACAACACTGCCAGGGTTGTGCATTCAAACAACATAGAGTTCCTTTAgaccaaataaaatattattttaagaaaacaaaatttatttttgtgctgAAATACACACTCATGAGCAACTGAAATATACAAACCTACCTTTTGCACTGATGTCAGTGGTGAAGCACTGTGGTATGAACACAAGACACTGAAACCAAAGGAGAGGCATCCTAATATGTGATGACTTAGCTGCCATTCATAAATCAAAAGCatggaagttcatggaagctgctGCCAAGACAAACACTTTTTACTTGATAGAGTAAGATCCATCAAACAAAAAGTTGTGCCcagtggttgaaaaaaaaaaaaaaaaaaaaaaaaaacacagtcacacccatctacaggaaggtcagtagaagtgatccacaaaattatcaACCAATCCTCTTGCCATCCGTTAGCTGAAGAATCTGAGTTCAAATGTAATGATGTATCTCGAACTGATTTATGCCCTCCATTCCAACAGTTTGGGTTTCTGGAAATAGAAATTGTGTGAAATCCAACACACACTTTTCTTACATTATATCCTGCAAACCAGGAAttaaggcagtcagatagatgcactcattcttgacttctgaaaggcatttgactctttggcttattatcaaaagtacagttATATATGGTGTCAAGTGAGAATTtgagactggattgaggatttctttgcGAGGAGGACACAACATGTACctgtggatggagagtcatcaacagatgtagaagtaacttcaggtgtgccccagcaaAGTGTCTCGGAACCATGTAGTACtttaatgaccttacagacaatataaATAGAAATTTACACGCTACCTAGCCTGTAGGATTATCAAAagtaattcattaatattttattgatgttccaaattttctttcatgtTTGAAGCTGCATCCCAATTCCACCAACCACCACAAAGGCCTACCACCACTGGCCTCTATAGGATTATGCCTATTAAGTAAACTTTGTATTTGGAAAAGGATCTGAACCATCATCCTTTCacatgggagtccagtgtgctaaccactgtggcacAACGCTTGGCGCACATAGATGTGACAGGACTATTACATATTGCTGTAGAGTTTGCGAGAATATTATTTTGGTTAACTATTTCATAGGTGTATGTCATTATAGCATATTAGTTTTAGTATTATTGTAGTTCTTACTCCTCCCTCACAAAATGAGCGTGGGCTATGGACTGTTTTTAAACATTTCTTATGCTACTGAGACGATATGACCACAATTTTTGGGGCTGCCAAACTATGTTTAACTTTATATCGGTGGACATTACTGACTGACACAGTCCAGATAATTTTtcagtgccctctgccatgcacttcacagtggtttgcagaatatacatgtagaggtagatgtgTTTCATAAGACTGAGGTTATGTGACCTACAGAGGGCATTCAAGCACTCTCATGTCACTAGTGTGTTCCTTCAATCATTCTGACACAGATTATGAAGAATGAAGtggcgcattgtcttgctgcagTTACAGGCGTTGTTGCTGAGCAAATAGCTATGCATTATAAAATAGTATGTCCTGGTATTATAGCAAGGCATGGTGGCAGTTGTATCAGAGCCCACATTTCATCCTGTGTGAATGTCCCTCACAGGAGAGTACCTCCATTTGCCAGTATGTTATCTTTTGGTAGTGAGGCATGGTGGCAGTTTTTCCGGAGTCTCCTGTTTAAACATTCCCCACAGAAGAATACCTCCAGTTGCCTGAATTGTGTCCTGTTGGCAAGTTGATGTATTCTGTCatgagctggccgtggtggccaagtggttctaggcgcttgactctggaaccacgctgctgctacggttgcaggttcaaatcctgcctcaggcatggatgagtgtgatgcccttaggttagttaggtttaagtagttctaatactaggggctgatgacctcagatgttaagtcccatagtacttaaagCCATATATAGATAGATTCTGTCATGTTGTTTTTTACATAAACATGGCCTGccattgcatatacatttacattcACAGCTGTGCTCCACAACCatgttgcagaatgtggtagagGCACCTGGTGTACCATTgtcacttcctcctgttttctgttCCAATTGCAATAGTTCTTTGGGAAAAAATTACTAGCAACCCGCAGTGTGGCtttgaatctctcttattttatcttcataatatttttgtgagatatatgtagtaggaagcaatatatttattgactcttctaggaacatacactTTCAGGACTTTAACAATAAATTCTACAATGATGCAGAATGCAGAATGCTCATGTTAATTACTGAGACCTGTGATGTTGGTAGGCTAAGGCACACTTTGTGTTGTCCAGCAATGAACTAGTAAATGATGAGCTACACTGTGGTAcgtctatatactgttacaatatATATCATGAACATTGGCGACTCAACACCAAGAACATGTTATTGTCCACTGCACCTGGCTCTAGCAGTAGCAATCTTTCCAAAATTATGATACATTCTTGACAAGATGGCACATGGATAGCGTAGTGTCTGCATGACCTCAGAAATAGAGTGCATTACCATGAAATGGACAACTACTGTCTGGCTGCGGTCATATGGTGGCTTGTCATGGATCTTCCTTACACTGCATTCGAATGTCTCACTGAAATTCCACTTGTATGACTTTCTGAACAGTTCTATTCGTCATGGTGGCAGAAGTGCTCTCCTGTATAATAGCTATTTCTAATTCAGTTGCTCATAGGTTTAATTCTATAAAACTTACTTTTTTAATTCTCTTATACTAAATTCCAATTTCACAGGTGCTATAAGGCATTTACGGATGGTGATCATGACTATATTGTTTTGGAAGACCTGAGTGTGTTTGGTTTCCAGCCGGCAAAAGGACAAGACACATATAACTTTGAACATTGTGCAGAAGTTCTGAAATGCATGGCTAAGTTCCATGCTCTTTCATTTGCTATGAAAGACCAGGAACTGGAAGAATTCAGAACCGCTGCTGCCAATTTGGAGGTAACACCAATACTTGCTGAAAATTAAGCAATGGATCAAACTCTGGAATGTGCCACATACATTGTAGAAAACTGGTACTTTACCACTGGATTAATCTTAATACATATAAGAGGAATATCAGTGCTCAGAAAATGCAGGTGGTAGTGAGTAGAGAATAGCCACAAATGAAAATACCGAAAACTCTTCAgcttatgaataaaatgtaaaatcctTGATTACAACtaactaatctctctctctctctctctctctctctctgtctctacttTTCTCAGAAATACATACCCAGTACGGCTTTGAAAGCTTGAAAAATAATTATCACACAATTGTTGTTTTGCCTTCATAGAaaactttattttcattaatttgttggttATTTTTAACTGACTCTGTTTCAGAAGTTTAAGTCAGTATAACTTGACATGGTTGTCACACATCTAAAGTCTTTCTTGCAGATGGGATTTATCTCTTCAGGATTTGCCTGATAAACATCTCAGTTTCATGTTGCTTTAACAGTGTAACTTGTTGTCACCTATCTTCTTGACAAAGATTGATGAATGAACTGGCAGCATAGCTGAAGATGGCCTCTCCAAATTCTTGTGATGTAATTTACAGGATCAGAATTTTGTAAGAAAGGTGACTCATTTTGCTAAATATATGTGTTGTCTACTGCCTGACCATAGATGAAAACTATCATACCATTTGTCTGAGATTTGcaagtttttgtatttttaattgatGTGTAAATAAGGACCCAGCTCCTGATTTGTGTAGCCTTTTCCCTTAAACCTGCTTAAAAAGTTCATCCATGGATTTGTGATATTGAGCCCCTCCTCCTTCCACCATGAACCATTCTTGGAGCAAATTGTATATTTTGTATTTGCCTTGTTAGCTTTTTTTAATTATTCTTAAATATTATATAAGTAAGTTAGCAATGTTTAATAGCAAATTCCTTTATTACAGGAAGTGCTCTACAGTGAAGCACAACGAGAATGGTACCAAGGAATGATGAAAAATGTACTAAATTATTCTATGCAAGCAGTTTCCTTAGAATATCCTGACAGTGTATATGAACAAAAGATGAGAGAATTCTGTGAAAGTGCAGTCTATGATAAAGCCATTGATCTGGTTAAGCCAGACAAACCTCACTCTGTAGTTCTGAATGGAGATACATGGGGTCCAAATTTTTTATTCCTGTATGATGGTTCTGATGATCAACATTTAAAAGATGTTCGTATAATTGATTTTCAAATGTCACGGTGGGCAAATCCAGTATGTGACCTCTCATTCTTTCTGTATTCAAGCACATCCAAGGAATTCAGAGAGTCAAATATCTCAGATTTACTTAAAACTTATCACCAAAGTCTTTCTGAGATGATTCAAGATTTGGGATCTGATCCACAAGTTGTTTACCCATACAAAATATTTGAAGCTGAGGTAAAACAATTCTCGACTTTTGGATTCATTATGTCATTGGAAGCAGTGGCAGAGAGCACACTGGATGACCAGGACAAGCCAAAACCCAGCTTAATGGAAGGAGAAGAATTTATTCCATTTCATGAAATTTGGAAGTTTCCACCATTAACAAATAAGCAAACTATCAAGCGACTAGCAGATAATGTAAAATATGCTATAGAAAATGGACATATTTAATATATAAGGAAACCTGTTTCAGTCTTCAACACTTTGCCTGCCATGTAGCCACCGGTGACCACAACAGAGCCTTTATGCATGACACCAAGACCTGGCCTGGTGGTGAAATATCCATCACTGTGCatatggcagtcaatgtgttaatttATCACAGTTTCAAATTACTATTTTAAGAAGCATAGTCTTGGGTGATAGTTTAACATATCtagaagaaaataattttactAGTCTTTGTCCATTATGACCATGTATCACCAATGAGCAATAATTTGTATCACATCTTGTTACACTCAAAATGTGCAGTtgcttttttttctatttaacagAACCATTTTTTCGCAATGTATTTTGGTTCACAATGGTGACAACCTGTACTTTCCAGTGAGGCTATCTAGGACATTGTCCCATGTTACCTTGCATGATTGAGACACATACAGACTTCAATTTCATGCTGTTcttataaaatcaaacagtggaaaatccaggatggaatgtaacaatattatgagaagaaaagttgctacccaccatatagtggaaatgctgagtcgcagataggcacaacaaaaagactcaattatagctttcagccattaaggcctttgtcaacaatagacacacatttgcacacacactcaagcaaatgcaactcacacacgactgcagtctcaggcaactgaaaccagcaagcagtagcaccagtgcatgatgagagtgacaactgagtgggggtaaggaggacgctggggtggggtggggggacggatttatggtgggggtggcggacagtgaagtgctgcaggttagacggagggcacgggagaggtggggaggggaaagtagtcactgtccttacccatccagccccttccctgttccaattccagcactacacagcagtcattccaccaccacatccagcctctttatttctctccttttatgCTACTCCCTTGCCCCCCTCCCCACTTCTCCGTGTCCTCTGTATAACCTGCAGCAATTCACTGTCTGCCACCTCCACCAtaaatccctccccctccccatcccagcctcctccttacccccacccagtcaccactcccatcatccactggtgctgctgctcgtagtgtggcttcagttgcctgagattgcagtcATGTGTCTGAGtagcatttgcgtgagtgtgtatgcATATGTCTGTCTGTTGTTGACAATGGCTTTAATGGCCGAAAACTATAATTGTGAgtcttttgttgtgcttatctgcaactcagcatttctgctatatggtgaatagcaactttccttctcataatattgttcttATAAAAGTAACAGATGTGAGGCCCtgcagtacccccccccccttttggtaTATCCATCAATCTGCATGGCAGATTTTAATGTACTGTTCATTGTGTTGTGATATATGTGAACAGCAACACCAAAATCTGCCTGTAATTCACACACATGTAGCTCCAGTTGAAATACAAAATACAATGCTTCACTGTGTTTGCAACAACTGTACTCTGTTTGACTGCCTATACCATTGTCAGCAGATGTTAAATGGAACCATCAAATTACAAGTGAAATTTATAGACAAATTTCACAGCAAAGAATTGTTTTATTTGTGAATTAAGGTTATTTaaaattgttctcatcagaacaggTTTGTAAATAAATTGTGACAGAGGTGGATTGttaactgtacatattataaaaatgtttgtatgttccatatctcctcctaaaccactgaaccatTTCAGCAAAACTTGGTTCACATATCCCGTACTGTAAGGCAATAATAACTTTgtgggtaagaaccatctacccatcatagttcaagagatattatGTTATAAACAATATAATCTGACAAAAACTGCCATGTCATGCATGAcatctaaatttattacttctgtactactaacactattcataacaaattttgcagacagtattcacatgtactGCCTAATATACCtaaaaaattatatcatggtaccacataTAGGTCTGGAGGTATGACATCATAaaaactgagatgcatgaaaaactgctgcattgtgcatggcatttaaatttattacttctttgttactaactctattcacaacatatttaacagacagtgtccacatatgctgctgaatgtagctacagaaatatatcattttacaacatatagttcaagagatatgacatcataaacgctGAGATGTGTTTGAAAAAAAAGGAGCCTCATCATCCGTGAAgctttaatacatttttttctttaccaCTAAGACAGCCCCCTAGTTGAGTCAACTTCAGAAAATGCCTTATACTTTTGAAAGCTTTCAACTACAAAATGCAAATGGCTGTGGCAAAAGCAATAGCTGTCTATTGCACTATGACGAGCAGTTGCCATAGAGACATGTACAGAATTGCATTGTGGACACACAAAGCAGCTGTGCCCAACATACAGAAACTCTGCACTGCAAACATAGTTCATTTTTTGCTTCTGTTTCTAACAGAGAATTGGCAAAATGAATTCCTGGGCAATGCTGTGTTTGTGAGCTAGTAATCAAATAAAGTACCTGTCATGTACCTGAGATATTAAAAGTTTTTGTAGCTTAAAAGCTACAACAAATGTGTGTAGTATGGCTGCATCAAATGTTAGAATAGCTATGAAAATTTTTGGATCTGATGGCACAAATGGCTGTTACTTGTCTATCAGGTgacatggcaaagtgatatttatgagttggggggggggggggggatatgattgAAAGGAAACAGAATTAAAGTTTGATTTAACGTTGCTGATTTGTTATCATTTGAGTACACAGAGTTCAATTACACAGTA is from Schistocerca cancellata isolate TAMUIC-IGC-003103 chromosome 6, iqSchCanc2.1, whole genome shotgun sequence and encodes:
- the LOC126191226 gene encoding uncharacterized protein LOC126191226, whose amino-acid sequence is MTEVIGTETELLKISPMFKEHFLTDILKDMSGQPDAALKGYTLSPMADQADCYASDIRRIRIEGTSHNGSKACSVSVIIKALPSNICHRKSFKLVEFYRNEVNFYKEVFEKLMAFQKKKKPKNPFTQIPRCYKAFTDGDHDYIVLEDLSVFGFQPAKGQDTYNFEHCAEVLKCMAKFHALSFAMKDQELEEFRTAAANLEEVLYSEAQREWYQGMMKNVLNYSMQAVSLEYPDSVYEQKMREFCESAVYDKAIDLVKPDKPHSVVLNGDTWGPNFLFLYDGSDDQHLKDVRIIDFQMSRWANPVCDLSFFLYSSTSKEFRESNISDLLKTYHQSLSEMIQDLGSDPQVVYPYKIFEAEVKQFSTFGFIMSLEAVAESTLDDQDKPKPSLMEGEEFIPFHEIWKFPPLTNKQTIKRLADNVKYAIENGHI